The Streptomyces sp. NBC_01363 region GGCTACCGGGGCCACGTGTTGCACCGAGCCGGCCGATACATGTCGGCTCGGTGCACCTCCTCGCCGCACCGAGCCGGGTGGATGATTCACCTCGCTCCGGAACGAGCGGGCCGACTGCGCAACACAGCGGGGTGGGATGCCCATCAACGGCGATGGTGCGGTTGAATCCCGCGAACGGCAGCGAGCCCATCATCCGGATCAAGGCCCAGTCTCCCCTACGGCTGCACCACGAACCGGTAGACCTTGGAGTCGCGGGCCTTGAATCCCAGGCGTTCGTACAGCCGATTCGCTGCCTGGCGGGACGGACGCGAGGTGAGGTCGACCGTCCGGACCCCGGCCGCCTCGGCCAGGCGCAGTGCCTCCTCCGTCAGCGCCGCCCCCACGCCGTGCCCCCGGGCCGCCTCGTCGACCACGACATCCTCGATGCGGCCCCGTACACCTGATGGCAGCGGAAACATGATCAGCGTCAGCATGCCGACCGCTCGTCCTTCGACCCTGGCCACCAGCAGGGTGTTGGCGTCGCTGCGCAACAACTCGGCCACCGACTCCCGGTCGGGCGCACCGGCCGTCCCCGAGAGCTGGGGCAGAAGGCGAGAGACTGCTTCGACCACTTCGTCGGTCGCCCCGCGGACGACCTCCACCTCGACGCTCATGGGCGTGACCCTACCGACAAGTCCCGCAAGCGCGGTGGGAGGCAGGTCGCGAAGGTCCGGAGCTCCACCGCGAAGTGCCTGGTCAGCGGCCATTCGGGAAGTCGTGCAAGCTCTGGACGTCGAATCCGGCCGCGTGATTCGATGGCGGGATGACATCGTTCTGGACGGGAAAGCGGATACGCCTGCGCGGTATCGAGCCCGACGACTGGACCGCGTTCATGCGCTTCGCCGAGGACGAGGAGCGGTTGGGAGACCTGCTGAACCCGCCTCGTTCCGCGGAGGGCCATCGTGCCTGGGCGAAGGAGCAGGCAGCCGCCAAGTCCGACGGAGACTGTTTCCA contains the following coding sequences:
- a CDS encoding GNAT family N-acetyltransferase — protein: MSVEVEVVRGATDEVVEAVSRLLPQLSGTAGAPDRESVAELLRSDANTLLVARVEGRAVGMLTLIMFPLPSGVRGRIEDVVVDEAARGHGVGAALTEEALRLAEAAGVRTVDLTSRPSRQAANRLYERLGFKARDSKVYRFVVQP